In Zingiber officinale cultivar Zhangliang chromosome 8B, Zo_v1.1, whole genome shotgun sequence, a single genomic region encodes these proteins:
- the LOC122015105 gene encoding protein MIZU-KUSSEI 1-like encodes MRTIMVRSPHESSSSSSSFSKRHFGQWMIGRGSEDKKKKKEEGKVAAEEIVAFSTTCDDDDEADVAPPVKAGARKKRSSSSAVAAVAVRVSRFRTALAAAVAGRNRPVGFGPRVTGTLFGCRRGHVHLAFQADPRACPAVLIELATPTSALVREMASGLVRIALECDRRGSAGASAKKLVEEPLWRAYCNGRKCGYAVRRECGPADWRVLRAVEPVSTGAGVLPAGGGGGDAGETMYLRARFERVVGSRDSEAFYMMNPDVNNGGPELSIYLLRV; translated from the coding sequence ATGCGGACCATCATGGTGAGAAGTCCACACgagtcttcttcctcctcctcctccttctccaagAGGCACTTCGGCCAGTGGATGATCGGCAGGGGATCCGAagacaagaaaaagaagaaagaggaagGCAAGGTGGCCGCCGAGGAGATAGTCGCCTTCTCGACTACTTGCGATGACGACGACGAAGCTGACGTTGCGCCGCCCGTGAAAGCAGGGGCGCGCAAGAAGAGATCCTCCTCCTCTGCGGTGGCGGCGGTCGCGGTTCGCGTCTCGAGGTTCCGCACGGCGCTGGCCGCGGCGGTCGCAGGGAGGAACCGACCGGTGGGCTTCGGGCCCCGCGTGACGGGCACCCTCTTCGGCTGCCGACGCGGCCACGTCCACCTCGCGTTCCAGGCCGACCCGCGCGCGTGCCCTGCGGTGCTCATCGAGCTGGCGACCCCGACGAGCGCGCTGGTGAGGGAGATGGCGTCGGGGCTGGTGCGCATCGCCCTCGAGTGCGACCGGCGGGGCTCCGCGGGCGCCTCCGCTAAGAAGCTGGTGGAGGAGCCTCTGTGGCGCGCCTACTGCAACGGGAGGAAGTGCGGGTACGCGGTGCGGCGCGAGTGCGGGCCGGCGGACTGGCGCGTGCTGCGTGCCGTGGAGCCGGTGTCGACCGGCGCCGGCGTGCTTCCTgcgggaggcggcggcggcgacgcAGGGGAGACGATGTACCTGAGGGCGCGGTTCGAGCGAGTCGTCGGATCCAGGGACTCCGAAGCCTTCTACATGATGAATCCCGACGTCAACAATGGCGGACCGGAGCTGAGCATCTACTTGCTTAGAGTCTGA